A window of Sphingorhabdus lacus contains these coding sequences:
- a CDS encoding type II secretion system protein N, translating into MAFLLADRLKLRPRRIASVPVATLIICLLALLAALQFARLVWFIATPVGPVGDWRPVAVKIVPQSARAALFAGFDPFFRSDQPAAGADNITSLNLTLYGIRANESSGGGSAIIASEDGVQQSYAVGEEIAPGVTLDAVAFDHVILSRGGVKESLYLDQSVPAETVNPSGTTAAPIMPSAPASTGAALNAASLQKSIGFAPRNEGGRVTGLVLQPRDDGTMLRLAGFQDGDVVVAVNGRPVSSAADVAAQFRPGTRLSVDVERGGAKVPISINLEQP; encoded by the coding sequence GTGGCGTTTTTGCTGGCGGATAGACTGAAGTTGCGCCCGCGCCGGATTGCTTCGGTTCCGGTGGCGACGCTGATTATCTGCCTTTTGGCGCTGTTGGCTGCACTGCAATTTGCCCGGTTGGTCTGGTTTATCGCGACGCCCGTAGGACCAGTTGGCGACTGGCGTCCGGTGGCCGTTAAGATCGTACCACAATCTGCGCGTGCGGCCCTGTTCGCAGGCTTTGACCCCTTCTTTCGCAGCGATCAACCGGCGGCAGGCGCCGACAATATCACGTCGCTGAACCTGACCTTATACGGCATACGTGCCAATGAAAGTTCGGGTGGCGGATCGGCGATTATTGCTAGCGAAGATGGTGTCCAGCAAAGCTATGCTGTGGGTGAAGAAATCGCCCCCGGGGTTACACTTGATGCTGTCGCCTTTGACCATGTCATCTTGTCGCGTGGCGGGGTGAAGGAATCGCTGTATCTTGACCAGTCGGTCCCGGCCGAAACGGTGAATCCGTCCGGCACCACTGCTGCTCCCATCATGCCGTCTGCACCTGCATCCACCGGCGCAGCCCTGAATGCCGCGAGCCTGCAAAAATCCATCGGCTTCGCGCCACGCAATGAAGGTGGCCGCGTGACAGGTCTTGTCCTGCAACCGCGTGATGACGGCACGATGCTGCGCCTCGCCGGATTTCAGGACGGCGATGTCGTCGTGGCGGTCAACGGACGGCCTGTTTCTTCGGCAGCCGATGTTGCCGCCCAATTCCGACCCGGAACCCGCCTCAGTGTCGATGTCGAACGCGGCGGGGCCAAAGTACCCATCTCGATAAATCTGGAACAACCGTGA
- a CDS encoding TonB-dependent receptor domain-containing protein, producing the protein MLKPLGAISLLLLTSALVSPSMAFAQDAEPAPTETAAEPQEPDASSEQAPVDPAADPATAEEEQVDVSIPGGDEIVVRGYLDRNISKNAPQVVSVLSSADIERTGEGDIAGALARVTGLSVVGNGFVYVRGLGDRYSLALLNGSPLPSPEPLKRVVPLDLFPTSVIASSLVQKTYSANFPGEFGGGVINLTTKAIPRETFLTVGGDLSINGETTNQLGYTYYGSSQDWSGFDNGNRDLQPALAAYFASGERISAGNVNTQAIAGQLVTGRNAVIQRNRNLPPNGSASITGGTNFDIGDDATMGIIFNAGYSNKWRTRDTIQQTASTLDLSQKELDFQKVITDNRIVVNGLVGFGIEAGDQKIRWTNLFIRDTLKQARLGVGTRQTTSPTATLMQQDTAWFERQLVDSQLVGEFKLSPDVNLSFRVAYANSKREAPDEFSFEYFRSNLASDPFGQQFINRLNNGQQGSAEVSYSYLNEDLWAGGLDLSVKVTPDITATLGYAYSDTTRRTERRDFQFTAPATFPTAVALFRPDFLLQPAVINFYNIALIDTNEANPVFDARLLNNAGYAQIQAFITPEISLNIGVRYETAKQTVNPVQVFNTPTASLASTSLNRNYWLPAATLTWDLTDQMKLRLSGSKTIARPQFRELIFQNYYDTDSNRLFRGNPLLTDSQLYNAEARYEWYFDRDQRLTVAGFFKRIDKPIESFSSFDDNSVITSFANAPKADLYGVEIETQKYFDLSGIGDKGFFSTRRAVVIANYTYTKSKISVKSGDTVAVFNSSSTNALDFFTNGSPLTGQSDHLVNLQFGLEDTERLSQQTILLTYASERVTSRGASGQPDIKEKPGFQLDFVAREGFTFAGKEAELKFELRNLTNTKYQEFQESGDNKIFYNRYRQGISASVGVEINF; encoded by the coding sequence CCACCGCGGAAGAAGAACAGGTCGATGTTTCCATCCCCGGTGGTGACGAAATCGTTGTACGCGGTTACCTGGACCGCAACATTTCGAAAAACGCCCCCCAAGTTGTATCGGTTCTTTCCAGCGCGGATATCGAACGTACCGGCGAAGGCGATATCGCTGGCGCGCTTGCACGCGTTACGGGTCTCAGTGTTGTCGGAAATGGCTTCGTATATGTGCGTGGTCTGGGCGATCGTTACTCTCTGGCGCTGCTCAACGGTTCGCCGCTGCCAAGCCCGGAACCGCTGAAGCGCGTTGTTCCGCTCGACCTTTTTCCGACCAGCGTTATTGCGTCGTCACTGGTGCAAAAAACCTATTCGGCCAATTTTCCCGGTGAATTTGGCGGCGGTGTTATCAACCTGACCACCAAAGCCATCCCCCGCGAAACCTTTTTGACCGTTGGTGGCGATTTGAGCATCAATGGCGAAACCACAAACCAGTTGGGCTACACCTATTATGGCAGCTCGCAGGATTGGAGCGGATTTGACAACGGAAACCGCGACTTGCAACCGGCGCTTGCTGCCTACTTCGCAAGTGGCGAGCGGATCAGTGCGGGCAACGTAAATACGCAAGCCATCGCAGGGCAACTGGTAACCGGCCGGAATGCCGTGATCCAGCGCAACCGCAATCTTCCACCAAATGGTTCGGCCTCTATCACGGGCGGCACCAACTTTGATATTGGCGACGATGCCACCATGGGCATCATCTTCAATGCCGGTTACAGCAACAAATGGCGTACCCGCGACACTATCCAGCAAACCGCGTCGACCCTCGATCTGTCCCAGAAAGAACTCGATTTCCAAAAGGTGATTACGGATAACCGTATCGTCGTAAACGGTCTGGTCGGTTTCGGTATCGAAGCGGGCGACCAAAAGATCCGCTGGACCAACCTGTTCATTCGCGACACGCTGAAGCAGGCTCGCCTCGGCGTCGGTACGCGCCAGACGACTTCGCCGACTGCAACCTTGATGCAGCAGGATACCGCCTGGTTCGAACGCCAATTGGTGGACTCGCAGCTTGTCGGCGAATTCAAGCTGTCGCCCGACGTGAACCTCAGCTTCCGCGTCGCCTATGCCAATTCAAAGCGTGAAGCACCGGACGAGTTCAGCTTCGAATATTTTCGTAGCAACCTGGCATCCGATCCTTTCGGTCAGCAGTTCATCAACCGCCTGAACAACGGTCAGCAGGGAAGCGCGGAAGTCAGCTATTCCTATCTGAACGAAGATTTATGGGCTGGTGGCCTCGACCTTTCGGTCAAGGTGACCCCGGACATCACGGCGACATTGGGTTATGCCTATTCGGATACCACCCGCCGGACCGAACGTCGTGACTTCCAGTTTACGGCACCGGCCACATTCCCGACGGCAGTGGCGTTGTTCCGGCCTGACTTCCTGTTGCAGCCTGCTGTGATCAATTTCTACAACATCGCGCTGATCGATACCAACGAAGCTAACCCGGTGTTTGATGCGCGTTTGTTGAACAATGCGGGTTACGCCCAGATTCAGGCGTTTATTACGCCGGAAATCAGTCTGAATATCGGTGTGCGCTACGAAACCGCGAAGCAGACTGTTAATCCCGTTCAGGTGTTTAACACGCCGACGGCATCGCTGGCGTCGACCAGCCTGAACAGAAATTACTGGCTGCCCGCTGCGACGTTGACGTGGGATCTGACCGATCAGATGAAATTGCGCCTCAGCGGTTCCAAGACCATTGCACGGCCCCAGTTTCGTGAGCTGATTTTCCAGAACTATTACGACACCGATTCCAACCGTCTGTTCCGCGGCAACCCGCTATTGACCGATAGCCAGTTGTACAATGCGGAAGCGCGGTACGAATGGTATTTTGATCGTGACCAGCGTTTGACGGTCGCCGGATTTTTCAAACGGATCGATAAGCCTATTGAGTCTTTTTCGAGCTTTGACGACAACTCGGTTATCACCAGTTTCGCAAACGCCCCGAAGGCCGACCTTTACGGTGTGGAAATCGAGACCCAGAAATATTTCGATCTGTCGGGCATCGGAGACAAGGGTTTCTTTTCGACGCGTCGCGCCGTTGTGATTGCGAACTACACCTACACCAAGTCGAAGATCAGCGTAAAGTCGGGTGACACCGTCGCGGTGTTCAACTCGTCCTCAACCAACGCTCTGGACTTTTTCACCAATGGATCCCCCTTGACCGGACAGTCCGATCATCTGGTGAACTTGCAATTCGGTCTGGAAGATACCGAACGCTTATCGCAGCAGACCATCCTGCTGACCTATGCCAGTGAACGCGTCACCAGCCGCGGCGCATCAGGACAGCCAGATATCAAGGAAAAGCCAGGCTTCCAGCTGGATTTCGTGGCGCGTGAAGGTTTCACCTTTGCGGGCAAGGAAGCCGAGCTGAAGTTCGAACTGCGCAACCTGACCAATACCAAATATCAGGAATTTCAGGAAAGCGGCGATAACAAGATTTTCTACAACCGCTATCGTCAGGGCATCAGCGCCTCGGTCGGCGTAGAGATCAATTTCTAA